The Niastella koreensis GR20-10 genome includes a window with the following:
- a CDS encoding DUF4466 family protein codes for MRLQLINTISTLLLGGLFSLSSCTKKDYKIPTPKDTLQNDCIKRTQGPNIVGQTIEFAYAMAIIAEKGKLTNATVEASIDGAVGTWMENNSYYTNNSGVDIGIPVGSASVTSKNVTTVTFNKDTNAATLRYYYVIPEQARGQSVSFTFSAQSSDGETVSYKMGPYTIAKMDMKKGINLTDGGLMYISIADMAAYNAADAAARAGSIDLVYLYRNITTSAFNFALVSPAADPQYLPGVTLPTGVNKSTYVRKVFNLQDYNLAQMQYGIYIDDPDFQQLNMTNDPNYAINLKQEAGVWVETTDHKYRAYVYFNTASTTTKNAVVGIKRYTL; via the coding sequence ATGCGACTTCAACTTATAAATACAATAAGCACTCTGCTACTCGGGGGCCTGTTTTCATTAAGCAGCTGTACCAAAAAGGACTACAAGATCCCCACGCCAAAAGATACGCTGCAAAACGATTGTATAAAAAGAACGCAGGGGCCTAATATAGTTGGCCAAACCATTGAGTTTGCCTATGCCATGGCCATCATTGCCGAAAAAGGCAAGCTTACCAATGCCACCGTGGAAGCTTCCATCGATGGTGCCGTTGGCACCTGGATGGAAAATAATTCGTACTACACGAATAATTCCGGGGTTGATATAGGCATCCCCGTAGGCAGCGCGTCCGTAACCAGTAAAAATGTAACCACCGTTACCTTTAATAAAGACACCAATGCAGCTACGCTGCGGTATTACTATGTAATTCCTGAACAGGCCCGTGGACAATCCGTATCCTTTACTTTTTCAGCTCAAAGCAGCGATGGTGAAACGGTCTCGTATAAAATGGGACCGTATACCATTGCAAAAATGGACATGAAAAAAGGGATTAATCTTACCGATGGCGGACTGATGTACATCTCCATCGCTGATATGGCGGCGTACAATGCAGCGGATGCCGCCGCCAGGGCCGGCAGCATTGACCTGGTTTACCTGTACCGCAACATTACCACCAGCGCCTTTAACTTCGCCCTGGTATCGCCTGCCGCCGATCCGCAATATTTACCGGGTGTTACCCTGCCCACCGGCGTAAACAAAAGCACCTATGTAAGAAAAGTATTTAACCTGCAGGATTACAACCTGGCGCAGATGCAGTATGGGATCTATATAGACGACCCCGATTTTCAGCAACTGAATATGACAAACGATCCCAATTACGCCATCAACCTGAAACAGGAAGCCGGCGTATGGGTAGAAACCACCGATCATAAATACCGCGCCTACGTTTATTTTAACACGGCCAGTACTACTACCAAGAATGCGGTGGTTGGTATTAAGCGGTATACATTGTAG
- a CDS encoding RagB/SusD family nutrient uptake outer membrane protein, translated as MKQRNTTISIRIPVFIILAGFVLMQTACRKGLLDQDPTTEILISQYWKTEADATYALMGAYASIRPCFDRDYYFDGQGEYFRDRSGTNSATNNNLRLGDAYYNGNYNPTGYGGSFDKMFKYLYGGVNRANYVIDNVTNMLQTAGATSVPNLENIIGEARLLRALCYFKLISMWGDVPFLSHTVSSSVDDANVEIGDLARMPISQVKDSIIADLTYAYNKLPAPSTNVAVGRMAKTAALALRGKVYLYWGSWKKNGWPELEGFTQNATEATAAFTAAAADFKNVATNFGLTLYKGGEPGDIDTLGKADKLPNYYYLFTPKANGDPENLLYFTHGGTGTNQGEELMRDFAGRSHEGSQCWVSPRFEIADRYQLLTTGDFAPKLVGLNPTTVADARTRVNSAVNPASYANRDYRCKSTIEWDYEMSLGMVSLASTGMCPFIYKTWGANVTIGGQNYITYNTDGSNSGFVFRKFVRNYAGQGRSDGDYAWPVIRLADVYLMYAEASNEVGGPQPDAIDLVNKVRHRGNLPPLAAAKTSGAGVFFDAIEQERIVELIGEGQRSFDLRRWRVIETRWVGPGNAAGVWRYDTWGAQAQRYFQNTSFREYQQDYIFKIPQSERDRNPNLTQNVPWR; from the coding sequence ATGAAACAAAGAAATACAACTATATCTATAAGAATACCCGTTTTTATTATCCTGGCAGGCTTTGTATTAATGCAAACTGCCTGCCGTAAGGGACTCCTTGACCAGGACCCAACCACCGAGATCCTGATATCCCAGTACTGGAAAACTGAAGCTGATGCAACGTATGCACTGATGGGAGCCTATGCTTCCATCAGGCCTTGCTTCGATCGTGATTATTATTTCGATGGCCAGGGTGAATATTTCCGCGACCGCAGTGGCACCAACAGCGCCACTAACAATAACCTGCGCCTGGGTGATGCGTATTATAATGGCAATTACAACCCTACCGGTTATGGCGGCTCGTTCGATAAAATGTTCAAGTACCTGTATGGCGGGGTTAACCGCGCCAACTATGTAATTGATAATGTAACCAACATGTTGCAAACGGCAGGCGCCACCTCGGTGCCCAACCTGGAAAACATTATAGGGGAAGCCCGCCTGTTGCGTGCCCTTTGTTATTTCAAACTCATCAGCATGTGGGGCGATGTGCCTTTTCTCAGCCACACGGTGAGCAGTAGTGTAGATGATGCCAATGTGGAAATCGGTGATCTGGCCCGTATGCCTATCAGCCAGGTAAAAGATTCCATTATTGCCGATCTTACCTACGCCTATAACAAACTGCCGGCACCCTCTACCAACGTGGCAGTTGGAAGAATGGCAAAAACAGCGGCCCTTGCCTTACGTGGTAAAGTGTATTTATACTGGGGTTCCTGGAAAAAGAATGGCTGGCCCGAGCTGGAAGGTTTTACGCAGAATGCGACAGAAGCGACTGCCGCCTTCACTGCCGCAGCGGCCGATTTTAAAAATGTAGCCACCAACTTCGGACTTACCTTATATAAAGGCGGTGAGCCGGGTGATATTGATACGCTGGGCAAAGCCGATAAATTACCCAACTATTATTATTTGTTTACGCCCAAGGCCAATGGCGATCCGGAAAACCTGCTGTATTTTACCCATGGCGGCACCGGCACCAACCAGGGCGAAGAACTGATGCGCGACTTTGCCGGCCGTTCGCACGAAGGGTCACAATGCTGGGTATCGCCCCGTTTTGAAATAGCCGATCGTTATCAATTGCTTACTACTGGTGATTTTGCTCCCAAGCTGGTTGGGCTGAACCCCACCACCGTGGCAGATGCCCGCACCCGGGTTAACTCGGCAGTCAACCCTGCCAGTTATGCCAACCGCGACTACCGGTGTAAATCAACCATTGAATGGGATTATGAAATGAGCCTGGGCATGGTATCCCTGGCGTCAACAGGCATGTGCCCCTTTATCTACAAAACATGGGGCGCCAATGTAACCATCGGCGGCCAGAATTACATCACGTATAATACCGATGGTTCCAATTCGGGCTTTGTGTTCCGCAAATTCGTTCGCAACTATGCCGGGCAGGGCCGGAGCGATGGCGATTACGCCTGGCCGGTAATTCGTTTGGCCGATGTGTACCTGATGTATGCCGAAGCCAGCAACGAAGTAGGTGGTCCGCAGCCCGATGCGATTGACCTGGTGAACAAAGTACGGCACAGGGGCAACCTGCCACCATTGGCCGCGGCTAAAACATCCGGTGCCGGTGTTTTCTTCGACGCTATTGAACAGGAAAGAATAGTAGAACTGATCGGGGAAGGACAACGCTCCTTCGATCTTCGCCGCTGGCGCGTGATTGAAACAAGATGGGTAGGCCCGGGCAATGCCGCCGGTGTATGGCGCTACGATACCTGGGGGGCACAGGCGCAACGGTATTTCCAGAACACCTCCTTCCGCGAATACCAGCAGGATTATATTTTCAAGATCCCGCAATCGGAAAGAGACAGAAATCCGAATCTGACGCAGAATGTTCCCTGGAGGTAA
- a CDS encoding SusC/RagA family TonB-linked outer membrane protein — MPFTCYMRARIPLPVPKLLLPLLFLPFFAVSQVKTISGTVIDETNAPVPAVSVVIKNSTTGTKTNTKGIFTLSASPGSILVFTSTSYETVEVPVDERTEYNVSLKLKVSNMTDVVVVGYGRQKKVNLVGAVGTVNVDEKITTRSVPNVSAGLSGLVPGLAAVQNTGMAGRNGATLLIRGLGTVNNSSPLVVVDGMPDVDINRINVNDIETISVLKDATSASVYGSRAANGVILITTRTGKGNRKTAITFNGNMAVEKPVKAYSFMADYPRALTLEQRRAATNTLPASQTFKNGTIDQWMALGMIDPVRYPNTDWWNIIIRDGKYQNYNLSATGGNDKSNFFISVGTRNEAGLQINNDYNQYNARFNFDYKVRNNMNTGVKFNGNWSKLTYALEDGFTDADPSNTAGTDMQYAIAGILPYDPTTDKYGGVMAYGEDPQAYNPYTLYINSLNRQTRQEANTMMYWDWTPVKGLTGTIDYSLNYYNQFAYNANMPNQAFNFQTNSYGSRVYVGANAGISNTTLNGYKTMMNGRLNYHTTIAANHDISALFVYSEEYWYDRSQGSSRNDRLFPGLHEVDAALTGVVSSSGTSNTEGLRSYIGRVNYAAFNKYLLEGNFRVDGSSKFLPGHQYGFFPSVAVGWRFTEEKFINKFTDKFLTSGKLRLSYGGLGNNSGIDRYEQQQTLANNLYMINGNVTRGFVNSKLMNVGLSWEKTTVMNAGLELAFLNNRLTGEFDYYDRLTTGMNRPSDLSILLSGAYNAPRKNIGNLRNRGIEGTISWKDNIRTVNYALTLNASYNQTRLEKWNEYIGRGSVNSNANIFLDMPYNFVYAYEAIGIAQTWEDIYKNTPQGAQPGDILRKDINGDGRIDANDMRAYTNIARDRPTTYVNFNGYASWKGFDVAFMVQGAAGRKDFWLNAFNNTNFSTARYASTWDHWNLPWSWDNRGGAWPRLGGSGNNQATGATGAGMSTFWLDDMSYIRLKNVQLGYNIPKKLIGKAGITSLRIAGTAENIATITSFRGLDPEKAGSNNNMYPLVKSYALSVQLGL, encoded by the coding sequence ATGCCATTTACTTGCTACATGCGGGCCAGGATCCCCCTGCCCGTTCCCAAGCTGCTTTTGCCCCTGTTATTCCTCCCATTCTTTGCTGTGTCTCAGGTGAAAACGATTTCAGGTACGGTTATCGACGAAACCAATGCGCCCGTTCCTGCCGTTTCTGTTGTAATTAAAAACTCAACCACTGGTACCAAAACAAATACCAAAGGAATTTTTACCCTCAGCGCATCGCCCGGATCTATTCTCGTATTCACCTCAACCAGTTACGAAACTGTGGAAGTGCCGGTTGATGAGCGCACGGAGTACAATGTTTCCCTGAAGCTGAAAGTATCCAACATGACCGATGTGGTAGTGGTAGGGTATGGCCGCCAGAAAAAGGTAAACCTGGTTGGCGCCGTAGGTACCGTGAATGTTGATGAAAAAATAACCACCCGTTCAGTGCCCAACGTGTCGGCCGGGTTAAGCGGCCTGGTGCCTGGCCTCGCTGCGGTGCAAAACACCGGTATGGCCGGCCGCAACGGCGCCACCCTGTTGATCCGCGGTTTGGGAACGGTAAATAATAGTAGTCCGCTCGTAGTGGTAGACGGGATGCCTGATGTAGACATCAACCGCATTAACGTAAATGATATTGAAACCATCTCGGTGTTGAAGGATGCTACCTCCGCATCGGTATACGGATCAAGAGCCGCCAACGGCGTAATTCTGATTACCACAAGAACCGGTAAGGGAAACAGAAAGACCGCCATTACATTCAACGGCAATATGGCGGTGGAAAAACCGGTTAAGGCCTATTCTTTTATGGCCGATTATCCCCGGGCTTTAACCCTGGAACAACGCCGCGCTGCTACCAATACCCTGCCTGCCAGCCAGACCTTTAAAAATGGTACCATCGACCAGTGGATGGCATTGGGCATGATTGATCCCGTTCGCTACCCCAATACCGACTGGTGGAATATCATCATCCGCGATGGAAAATACCAGAACTATAACCTGAGCGCAACAGGTGGCAACGATAAATCGAACTTCTTTATCTCGGTAGGCACGCGCAACGAAGCCGGTTTGCAGATCAACAACGATTACAACCAGTACAACGCCCGCTTCAATTTCGATTACAAGGTGCGTAACAATATGAACACCGGTGTAAAATTCAATGGTAACTGGTCGAAGCTTACCTACGCGCTGGAAGATGGCTTTACCGATGCAGACCCCAGCAACACTGCCGGTACCGATATGCAATATGCCATTGCGGGTATTTTGCCTTACGATCCTACCACCGATAAATACGGCGGGGTAATGGCTTATGGCGAAGATCCCCAGGCATACAACCCCTATACTTTATACATCAACAGTCTTAACCGCCAAACTCGCCAGGAGGCCAATACCATGATGTATTGGGACTGGACGCCTGTTAAAGGGTTGACCGGAACCATAGATTACTCGCTGAATTATTACAACCAGTTTGCCTATAATGCCAATATGCCCAACCAGGCATTCAACTTTCAAACCAACAGCTACGGCAGCCGCGTGTATGTAGGCGCCAATGCCGGTATCAGCAACACTACTTTGAACGGGTACAAAACCATGATGAATGGCCGCCTCAACTATCATACGACAATTGCTGCCAATCACGACATCAGCGCCCTGTTTGTGTACAGCGAGGAATACTGGTACGATCGCAGCCAGGGAAGTTCACGCAACGACCGCCTGTTCCCGGGCCTGCATGAAGTAGATGCCGCACTTACCGGCGTGGTATCATCCAGTGGTACTTCCAATACCGAAGGTTTGCGTTCATATATTGGCAGGGTTAACTACGCCGCGTTTAACAAATACCTGCTCGAAGGTAATTTCCGGGTAGATGGTTCATCCAAATTCCTGCCCGGTCACCAGTATGGCTTCTTTCCCTCAGTAGCCGTAGGCTGGCGCTTTACCGAAGAAAAGTTCATCAATAAGTTTACCGATAAGTTTTTAACAAGTGGTAAGTTACGCCTGTCATATGGCGGGTTGGGTAACAACAGCGGGATAGACAGGTACGAACAACAACAAACGCTGGCCAACAACCTGTATATGATCAATGGCAATGTTACCCGCGGTTTTGTGAACAGCAAGCTGATGAATGTTGGCCTGTCGTGGGAAAAGACCACTGTAATGAATGCGGGGTTGGAACTGGCCTTCCTCAACAACCGCCTTACCGGTGAGTTTGATTATTACGATCGCCTCACCACCGGTATGAACCGGCCGTCAGACCTGTCGATCCTGTTATCGGGTGCGTATAATGCACCCCGTAAAAATATTGGCAACCTGCGCAACCGGGGTATAGAAGGAACGATCAGCTGGAAAGACAATATCCGCACCGTGAATTATGCCCTTACGCTGAATGCCTCGTACAACCAGACAAGACTCGAAAAATGGAATGAGTACATCGGCAGAGGTTCTGTCAACTCAAACGCCAACATTTTCCTCGACATGCCTTATAATTTTGTGTATGCTTATGAAGCCATTGGCATTGCGCAAACCTGGGAAGATATTTACAAGAATACACCGCAGGGCGCACAACCCGGCGACATCCTCCGGAAAGATATCAATGGCGATGGCCGCATCGATGCCAACGATATGCGGGCTTATACAAACATTGCCCGCGACAGGCCAACCACTTATGTAAACTTTAACGGCTATGCCAGCTGGAAAGGTTTTGATGTGGCCTTTATGGTACAGGGCGCTGCCGGCCGGAAAGATTTCTGGTTGAATGCATTCAACAACACCAACTTCAGCACAGCCCGGTATGCATCTACCTGGGACCACTGGAACCTGCCCTGGTCGTGGGACAACCGCGGCGGCGCATGGCCTCGCTTAGGCGGTAGTGGCAACAACCAGGCAACAGGTGCTACCGGTGCCGGTATGAGCACCTTCTGGCTCGATGATATGAGTTACATCCGCTTAAAGAATGTGCAGTTGGGCTACAATATTCCCAAAAAGCTCATAGGTAAGGCCGGCATCACCAGCCTGCGTATAGCCGGTACTGCTGAAAACATCGCTACCATTACTTCGTTCCGGGGACTGGATCCCGAAAAAGCGGGTAGTAACAACAACATGTATCCGCTGGTTAAATCGTATGCCCTGTCTGTACAATTAGGATTATAA
- a CDS encoding RMD1 family protein — translation MLKVLSIQIADGIDIKEFKTVFKAELLHGDSDELFYRAQSHSPKFVYIFKYGIVCFLGYNEVEIMAFIQAITPYCKNPFEQHISDEFDIEVDAVRNKFGYNKIEIEGETTDSLRLIMLNVSQSVALDHFSQQTNLLLEETTYHTQTLEKKGRLELSGGNLKKYIGRTLNLKNRIEANLYIFDSPEETWEDENLNRLDIGLKRTFDLQARFRTIREGLEIVKENLDLFKDLLQYRNSIVLEWIIIILILVEVINLFIEKLMK, via the coding sequence ATGTTAAAAGTACTTTCCATACAAATAGCCGATGGCATTGATATTAAAGAATTTAAAACGGTATTTAAGGCGGAGTTGTTACATGGGGATTCTGATGAATTGTTTTACCGGGCTCAATCGCACTCGCCGAAATTCGTGTATATCTTCAAATACGGTATTGTGTGCTTTCTTGGATACAACGAGGTGGAGATCATGGCTTTTATTCAGGCCATCACACCTTATTGCAAAAACCCGTTTGAACAGCACATCAGCGATGAATTTGATATTGAAGTGGATGCCGTCCGTAATAAGTTCGGCTATAATAAAATTGAAATTGAAGGGGAAACTACCGACAGCCTGCGGCTGATTATGCTGAATGTGTCGCAGTCTGTTGCGCTGGACCATTTTAGCCAGCAAACCAACCTGCTGCTGGAAGAAACAACCTATCATACCCAGACATTGGAGAAGAAAGGCCGGCTGGAACTCTCGGGCGGTAACCTGAAAAAATATATTGGCCGCACGCTGAACCTGAAGAACCGCATTGAGGCCAACCTGTATATTTTTGATTCACCCGAAGAAACCTGGGAAGATGAGAATCTGAACCGGCTCGACATTGGTCTGAAAAGAACATTCGACCTGCAGGCCCGGTTCAGAACTATCCGCGAGGGTTTGGAAATTGTAAAAGAAAACCTCGACTTGTTTAAAGACTTGCTTCAATACAGGAACAGCATTGTGCTGGAATGGATCATTATTATCCTCATCCTGGTTGAAGTGATCAATCTGTTTATTGAGAAGCTGATGAAGTAA
- a CDS encoding SET domain-containing protein, which translates to MAFLEKQLYVKKSTLPNAGKGLFTKKFIPKGTRIVEYKGKTRTWKEVQADEDESPYIYYVKRNFVIDALNDKKALARYANDARGLERVKDINNNAEYAEEGTRVFIMAAKDIPAGGEILVGYGPEYWQVIRHNIRIDQKEKKKALANGAKVNGAKVNGSKVNGAKTNGTKTNGKKLNGKKTNGKKVNGKVATNGNGKSVHAKVNGKKVKAVGSGQ; encoded by the coding sequence ATGGCATTCCTGGAGAAACAGTTGTACGTTAAAAAATCAACCTTACCTAACGCTGGAAAAGGATTATTTACCAAAAAGTTCATTCCTAAAGGAACCCGTATTGTAGAGTACAAAGGCAAAACAAGAACCTGGAAAGAAGTTCAGGCCGATGAAGACGAAAGCCCTTACATCTACTATGTAAAACGCAATTTCGTAATCGATGCTTTGAACGATAAAAAGGCACTGGCCCGGTACGCGAACGATGCCCGGGGTTTAGAGCGCGTTAAAGACATTAATAATAATGCCGAGTATGCCGAAGAAGGAACACGCGTGTTCATCATGGCAGCAAAAGATATTCCGGCCGGCGGTGAAATCCTGGTAGGATATGGCCCCGAGTACTGGCAGGTAATCCGCCACAACATCCGGATCGACCAAAAAGAGAAAAAGAAAGCCCTGGCCAATGGCGCCAAAGTAAATGGCGCCAAAGTAAATGGTTCCAAAGTAAATGGAGCAAAGACGAATGGCACCAAAACCAACGGTAAGAAATTAAACGGCAAAAAGACAAATGGCAAAAAGGTGAACGGAAAAGTAGCCACCAATGGCAACGGCAAATCGGTTCACGCCAAGGTAAATGGTAAAAAGGTAAAGGCAGTAGGCAGTGGGCAGTAG
- a CDS encoding DUF642 domain-containing protein, with translation MKTTTNTKPSTQNDLIAKFTLLAAIILLPLFMSAQNLVTNSSFSNSSTGWTSSCSVEVNPESVYGGSSTTNNVTEIDMERCLDQNVCIVPGATYVLSFRASRRIDASTPSNPGIAIKVKGVNSNTTYVNQTKSYSNTSWSWSSQTYTFTAGSSDKSVNIHIQDNNSHSTYGVIVDDIELHPQSDMAISGNTTAVVNTTNAYSVSNSPASGITYNWSFGASSTPATSTAATPSTKWTTEGSKSVSVAISNASCLVTTLSATVIVSGSLPLNFTSFTGINKDNKAALSWSTANEVNNNFFIVERSLNGRNFDSVGRVQAGANTSNTYSFNENNTNATSYYRVKQVDVNGAYTYSTVITLKNTGSNKDVTVYPTQATSTINYVLSSEAPATVTVQVYNITGQPVISQQATLMQGLNVRAVNVSTLAKGSYVLRMQIPAAGVTLVKQFSKL, from the coding sequence ATGAAAACGACTACAAATACCAAGCCCTCTACCCAAAACGACCTGATCGCAAAATTTACCCTGTTGGCTGCGATTATTTTATTGCCGCTTTTTATGAGCGCACAAAACCTGGTAACCAATTCCTCTTTTAGTAACAGCAGCACCGGCTGGACGAGCAGCTGCTCTGTTGAAGTGAATCCGGAATCAGTATATGGTGGATCGAGTACCACTAATAATGTTACTGAAATTGATATGGAACGTTGTCTTGATCAGAATGTTTGTATAGTGCCTGGCGCTACATATGTACTTTCTTTCAGGGCATCAAGAAGGATCGATGCTTCTACACCCAGCAACCCCGGCATTGCCATAAAAGTAAAAGGTGTTAACTCCAACACTACCTACGTAAACCAAACTAAAAGCTACAGCAATACCAGCTGGAGCTGGAGTTCTCAAACCTATACCTTTACAGCCGGCAGCAGCGACAAAAGTGTGAACATCCACATCCAGGATAATAACAGTCATTCCACCTATGGAGTTATTGTAGATGATATTGAATTGCACCCGCAAAGTGATATGGCCATCAGCGGCAATACCACCGCAGTAGTAAATACCACGAATGCTTATTCTGTAAGCAACAGCCCTGCCTCAGGCATCACTTACAACTGGAGCTTTGGCGCAAGCTCCACGCCTGCTACTTCTACAGCGGCCACTCCTTCTACCAAATGGACCACCGAGGGCAGCAAGAGTGTATCTGTAGCTATCAGCAATGCAAGCTGCCTGGTAACCACTTTAAGTGCTACCGTAATTGTATCAGGGTCTTTACCGCTTAACTTCACCAGCTTTACCGGTATTAATAAAGATAACAAGGCTGCTCTTAGCTGGTCTACCGCCAATGAAGTGAATAATAACTTCTTTATAGTTGAACGTTCGCTCAATGGCCGCAATTTTGATTCCGTTGGCCGCGTACAGGCAGGCGCCAACACCAGCAATACGTATTCTTTCAATGAGAATAATACCAATGCTACCAGTTATTACCGGGTAAAACAGGTTGACGTCAACGGCGCCTATACTTATTCAACCGTGATCACGCTGAAAAATACCGGCAGCAATAAAGACGTGACTGTATATCCTACACAAGCCACTTCAACTATTAATTATGTATTATCGAGCGAGGCGCCTGCTACGGTTACCGTGCAGGTATACAATATCACCGGCCAACCGGTAATCAGCCAGCAGGCTACATTGATGCAGGGGTTGAATGTGAGAGCGGTGAATGTGTCTACACTGGCTAAGGGGTCTTATGTGTTGCGGATGCAAATTCCTGCTGCCGGGGTTACTTTGGTGAAGCAGTTTAGTAAGTTATAG